The Ahaetulla prasina isolate Xishuangbanna chromosome 4, ASM2864084v1, whole genome shotgun sequence genome has a window encoding:
- the GIGYF1 gene encoding GRB10-interacting GYF protein 1 isoform X6 yields the protein MAAEMLNFGPEWLRALSSGGSVVSPPSSPAMPKYKLAEYRYGREEMLALYVKDNKVPDEIQDREFSAILEEDPLQPLALVPLTEEEQRNFSMSVNSVAVLRLMGKGAGVAPAGVSRGRGSTRSRAGRGRGESGFYQRSIEEAEGGAFGRGGVREIHRSQSWDDRGDRRFEKPIRREGARAPFEEGAPPSRKDFARSDSDNWRTLREEHEEEEEGGGGGGSAGGGSGGSWRQSGGSRRESERWRSASPDGGPRSAGWREHGGDGRRRKFDFDFREREEEPRGGRRHRQSSDSFEEEKDGLPEWCLEDEEEEMGTFDSSGAFLSLKKSPKELVSEEQELSFQPLPEEQEEQEEQPPEAKEGNPRTSREVPVSPTAVERAERDQKEPRTGPEEKKLPAPPGTPWQPSPPFIPLAATTAAAASNCETIRPGNSSKAEKLALLSSGNSDAEAADGDPGPLGCPAQPSPAAVSPLPVAPAAAPAAEFTLGDNEDEDGMKHLQQEAEKMVASLQDSSLEEEHFGQAISDHRNTAAALPLSHEAAMKWFYKDPQGEIQGPFTTQEMAEWFQAGYFAMSLLVKRGCDEGFQPLGEVIKMWGRVPFAPGPSPPPLLGNMDQERLKKQQELAAAAIYQQLQQQQLLQLVNSRQYAQCALQQKVASGDLAQQQQLNTFLQQLQALKPRAGEQGMIPSMNRSISVPDTGSLWDTHTSASPQAGGEASLWDIPINSSTQGPILEQLQLQHKLQERRGAELRAKRDEDERKRREEEELYRRKQCRHQEMLQKLLQQQQQQQQSTQPLWGGLAKQSPSLKALLELQQESERHLQKPPQTRPQQRAHGGHGLSSLSSQWASDVGSLWGGHDKASTLGLWEESMKGPGPLARNLGLRNSRSSPSLGDAYSVSSRQSRKKTDEEEKLLKLLQGIHKAPQDGFTQWCEQMLHALNASSSLDVPTVVAFLKEMESPYDVHDCIRSCLGDTLEAKEFAKQFLERRAKQRANQQRQQQQQEASWLSSSGLQSLFQANHSPKPPSFENSQAVKIKRRPVMLHADPSILGYALHGASSELETVEDY from the exons ATGGCCGCTGAGATGCTGAACTTCGGGCCAGAATG GCTTCGCGCACTCTCCAGTGGGGGGAGCGTGGTTTCCCCGCCatcctcccctgccatgccaaagTACAAACTAGCCGAGTACCGATATGGGCGGGAAGAGATGCTAGCACTTTACGTCAAAGACAATAAG GTCCCTGACGAAATCCAAGACCGGGAATTCTCCGCCATCCTGGAGGAGGACCCACTGCAGCCCCTGGCGTTGGTGCCGTTGACCGAAGAAGAGCAG CGGAACTTCTCCATGTCCGTGAACAGCGTGGCCGTGCTGAGGCTGATGGGAAAAGGGGCCGGGGTGGCCCCCGCGGGGGTCTCGCGTGGGAGAGGCAGCACGCGGAGCCGAG CAGGCCGCGGGCGAGGCGAGAGCGGCTTTTACCAAAGAAGCATCGAGGAAGCAGAAGGCGGAGCCTTTGGCCGAGGAGGGGTCCGTGAAATCCACCGCAGCCAGAGCTGGGATGACCG AGGGGACCGGCGGTTTGAGAAGCCCATCCGGCGGGAAGGAG CCCGGGCCCCCTTTGAGGAGGGGGCTCCCCCCAGCCGCAAAGACTTTGCCCGCTCGGACAGCGACAACTGGCGCACGCTGCGCGAGGAgcacgaggaggaggaagagggcggcggcggtggtggcaGCGCAGGGGGCGGGTCAGGAGGAAGCTGGCGGCAGAGCGGGGGGTCCCGGCGAGAGAGCGAGCGATGGCGGTCGGCCAGCCCAG ATGGAGGGCCTCGTTCGGCCGGGTGGCGGGAGCACGGCGGGGACGGGCGCCGGCGGAAGTTTGACTTCGACTTCCGGGAACGCGAGGAGGAGCCGCGGGGGGGACGTCGCCATCGGCAGAGCAGCGACAgctttgaggaggagaaggacgggCTGCCCGAGTGGTGCCTGGAGGACGAGGAAGAGGAGATGGGCACCTTTGACTCCTCGGGGGCCTTCCTGTCGCTCAAG AAGAGCCCCAAGGAGTTGGTGTCAGAGGAGCAGGAGCTGAGTTTCCAGCCGCTgccggaggagcaggaggagcaggaggagcagcCGCCGGAGGCCAAGGAGGGCAACCCCAGGACCAGCAGAGAGGTGCCCGTCAGCCCGACCGCCGTGGAGAGGGCAGAGAGAG atCAAAAGGAGCCCCGGACCGGCCCAGAGGAGAAGAAGCTTCCTGCTCCCCCGGGAACCCCCTGGCAGCCCAGCCCTCCCTTCATTCCTCTTGCCGCGACCACCGCCGCTGCCGCCAGCAACTGTGAAACCATCAGGCCGGGGAACTCTTCCAAAGCAGAGAAGCTGGCGCTGCTGTCCTCTGGCAACTCGGACGCAGAGGCAGCGGATG GTGACCCGGGCCCTCTCGgctgcccagcccagcccagtccGGCTGCTGTCTCTCCCCTTCCCGTGGCCCCggctgctgctcctgctgctgagtTCACCCTGGGTGACAACGAGGATGAGGACGGGATGAAGCACCTGCAGCAG GAAGCAGAGAAGATGGTGGCCTCCCTGCAGGACAGCTCGCTGGAGGAGGAGCACTTCGGCCAGGCCATCTCTGACCACCGCAACACGGCGGCCGCCTTGCCCCTCTCCCACGAAGCAGCCATGAAGTGGTTCTACAAAGACCCCCAAGGAGAGATCCAAG GACCCTTCACCACCCAAGAGATGGCAGAATGGTTCCAGGCGGGCTACTTTGCCATGTCGCTCTTGGTGAAGCGGGGCTGTGACGAGGGCTTCCAGCCCCTGGGAGAAGTCATCAAGATGTGGGGAAGAGTGCCTTTTGCGCCCGGTCCATCCCCCCCACCGTTGCTG GGAAACATGGACCAGGAGCGCCTGAAGAAGCAGCAGGAACTGGCAGCCGCAGCCATCTACCAGCAGCTCCAGCAACAGCAGCTGCTTCAACTCGTCAACAG CCGGCAATACGCCCAGTGTGCCCTCCAGCAGAAGGTGGCGTCGGGGGATCTggcccagcagcagcagctgaacACCTTCCTCCAGCAGCTGCAGGCTCTCAAGCCCAG AGCTGGAGAGCAGGGCATGATCCCCTCCATGAACCGATCCATATCTGTGCCAGACACTGGATCCCTCTGGGACACACATACCTCAGCCTCACCGCAAGCAG GCGGTGAAGCCAGTTTGTGGGATATTCCAATTAATTCTTCAACTCAGGGTCCGATCTTAGAACAACTTCAACTACAACATAAA CTGCAAGAGCGCCGAGGGGCCGAACTCAGGGCGAAGCGGGACGAGGACGAGCGGAAGCGGCGCGAAGAGGAAGAGCTCTACCGGCGCAAACAG tgccGCCATCAGGAGATGCTGCAGAAACtcctccagcagcagcagcagcagcagcagagcacGCAGCCCCTCTGGGGGGGCCTGGCCAAGCAGAGCCCCTCCCTGAAGGCCCTGCTGGAGTTACAGCAGGAGAGCGAGAGGCACCTGCAGAAGCCGCCCCAAACCCGGCCTCAGCAGCGAGCG CACGGCGGACACGGCCTGAGCAGCCTCTCCTCTCAGTGGGCTTCGGACGTGGGTTCGCTGTGGGGGGGCCACGACAAGGCCAGCACCCTCGGCCTCTGGGAGGAGAGCATGAAGGGCCCCGGGCCCCTGGCCCGCAACCTGGGCTTGAGGAACAGCCGGAGCAGCCCCTCCCTAGG ggacGCTTACTCGGTCTCCAGCCGGCAGAGCAGGAAGAAAACGGACGAGGAGGAGAAGCTGCTGAAGCTGCTGCAGGGCATCCACAAGGCTCCCCAGGACGGCTTCACCCAGTGGTGCGAGCAGATGCTACACGCCCTCAACGCTTCCAGCAGCCTCGATG TGCCCACCGTGGTCGCTTTCCTGAAGGAGATGGAGTCGCCCTACGACGTTCACGACTGCATCCGCTCCTGCCTGGGAGACACCCTGGAAGCCAAAGAGTTTGCAAAACAGTTCCTAGAGCGCCGTGCCAAGCAGAGAGCCAatcagcagcggcagcagcagca gcagGAGGCCTCGTGGCTCAGCTCCAGCGGCCTGCAGTCGCTCTTCCAGGCCAACCACAGCCCCAAACCGCCATCCTTCGAGAACAGCCAAGCCGTGAAGATCAAGAGGCGCCCCGTGATGCTGCATGCAGACCCCAGCATCCTGG GCTACGCTCTTCATGGCGCCTCCAGCGAGCTGGAAACTGTGGAGGACTActga
- the GIGYF1 gene encoding GRB10-interacting GYF protein 1 isoform X4, translating to MAAEMLNFGPEWLRALSSGGSVVSPPSSPAMPKYKLAEYRYGREEMLALYVKDNKVPDEIQDREFSAILEEDPLQPLALVPLTEEEQRNFSMSVNSVAVLRLMGKGAGVAPAGVSRGRGSTRSRAGRGRGESGFYQRSIEEAEGGAFGRGGVREIHRSQSWDDRGDRRFEKPIRREGARAPFEEGAPPSRKDFARSDSDNWRTLREEHEEEEEGGGGGGSAGGGSGGSWRQSGGSRRESERWRSASPDGGPRSAGWREHGGDGRRRKFDFDFREREEEPRGGRRHRQSSDSFEEEKDGLPEWCLEDEEEEMGTFDSSGAFLSLKKSPKELVSEEQELSFQPLPEEQEEQEEQPPEAKEGNPRTSREVPVSPTAVERAERDQKEPRTGPEEKKLPAPPGTPWQPSPPFIPLAATTAAAASNCETIRPGNSSKAEKLALLSSGNSDAEAADGDPGPLGCPAQPSPAAVSPLPVAPAAAPAAEFTLGDNEDEDGMKHLQQEAEKMVASLQDSSLEEEHFGQAISDHRNTAAALPLSHEAAMKWFYKDPQGEIQGPFTTQEMAEWFQAGYFAMSLLVKRGCDEGFQPLGEVIKMWGRVPFAPGPSPPPLLGNMDQERLKKQQELAAAAIYQQLQQQQLLQLVNSRQYAQCALQQKVASGDLAQQQQLNTFLQQLQALKPRAGEQGMIPSMNRSISVPDTGSLWDTHTSASPQAGGEASLWDIPINSSTQGPILEQLQLQHKLQERRGAELRAKRDEDERKRREEEELYRRKQARLPSSSSWGQQSVNASSGQSSFSLADLQKLGDTRACRELREECRHQEMLQKLLQQQQQQQQSTQPLWGGLAKQSPSLKALLELQQESERHLQKPPQTRPQQRAHGGHGLSSLSSQWASDVGSLWGGHDKASTLGLWEESMKGPGPLARNLGLRNSRSSPSLGDAYSVSSRQSRKKTDEEEKLLKLLQGIHKAPQDGFTQWCEQMLHALNASSSLDVPTVVAFLKEMESPYDVHDCIRSCLGDTLEAKEFAKQFLERRAKQRANQQRQQQQQEASWLSSSGLQSLFQANHSPKPPSFENSQAVKIKRRPVMLHADPSILGYALHGASSELETVEDY from the exons ATGGCCGCTGAGATGCTGAACTTCGGGCCAGAATG GCTTCGCGCACTCTCCAGTGGGGGGAGCGTGGTTTCCCCGCCatcctcccctgccatgccaaagTACAAACTAGCCGAGTACCGATATGGGCGGGAAGAGATGCTAGCACTTTACGTCAAAGACAATAAG GTCCCTGACGAAATCCAAGACCGGGAATTCTCCGCCATCCTGGAGGAGGACCCACTGCAGCCCCTGGCGTTGGTGCCGTTGACCGAAGAAGAGCAG CGGAACTTCTCCATGTCCGTGAACAGCGTGGCCGTGCTGAGGCTGATGGGAAAAGGGGCCGGGGTGGCCCCCGCGGGGGTCTCGCGTGGGAGAGGCAGCACGCGGAGCCGAG CAGGCCGCGGGCGAGGCGAGAGCGGCTTTTACCAAAGAAGCATCGAGGAAGCAGAAGGCGGAGCCTTTGGCCGAGGAGGGGTCCGTGAAATCCACCGCAGCCAGAGCTGGGATGACCG AGGGGACCGGCGGTTTGAGAAGCCCATCCGGCGGGAAGGAG CCCGGGCCCCCTTTGAGGAGGGGGCTCCCCCCAGCCGCAAAGACTTTGCCCGCTCGGACAGCGACAACTGGCGCACGCTGCGCGAGGAgcacgaggaggaggaagagggcggcggcggtggtggcaGCGCAGGGGGCGGGTCAGGAGGAAGCTGGCGGCAGAGCGGGGGGTCCCGGCGAGAGAGCGAGCGATGGCGGTCGGCCAGCCCAG ATGGAGGGCCTCGTTCGGCCGGGTGGCGGGAGCACGGCGGGGACGGGCGCCGGCGGAAGTTTGACTTCGACTTCCGGGAACGCGAGGAGGAGCCGCGGGGGGGACGTCGCCATCGGCAGAGCAGCGACAgctttgaggaggagaaggacgggCTGCCCGAGTGGTGCCTGGAGGACGAGGAAGAGGAGATGGGCACCTTTGACTCCTCGGGGGCCTTCCTGTCGCTCAAG AAGAGCCCCAAGGAGTTGGTGTCAGAGGAGCAGGAGCTGAGTTTCCAGCCGCTgccggaggagcaggaggagcaggaggagcagcCGCCGGAGGCCAAGGAGGGCAACCCCAGGACCAGCAGAGAGGTGCCCGTCAGCCCGACCGCCGTGGAGAGGGCAGAGAGAG atCAAAAGGAGCCCCGGACCGGCCCAGAGGAGAAGAAGCTTCCTGCTCCCCCGGGAACCCCCTGGCAGCCCAGCCCTCCCTTCATTCCTCTTGCCGCGACCACCGCCGCTGCCGCCAGCAACTGTGAAACCATCAGGCCGGGGAACTCTTCCAAAGCAGAGAAGCTGGCGCTGCTGTCCTCTGGCAACTCGGACGCAGAGGCAGCGGATG GTGACCCGGGCCCTCTCGgctgcccagcccagcccagtccGGCTGCTGTCTCTCCCCTTCCCGTGGCCCCggctgctgctcctgctgctgagtTCACCCTGGGTGACAACGAGGATGAGGACGGGATGAAGCACCTGCAGCAG GAAGCAGAGAAGATGGTGGCCTCCCTGCAGGACAGCTCGCTGGAGGAGGAGCACTTCGGCCAGGCCATCTCTGACCACCGCAACACGGCGGCCGCCTTGCCCCTCTCCCACGAAGCAGCCATGAAGTGGTTCTACAAAGACCCCCAAGGAGAGATCCAAG GACCCTTCACCACCCAAGAGATGGCAGAATGGTTCCAGGCGGGCTACTTTGCCATGTCGCTCTTGGTGAAGCGGGGCTGTGACGAGGGCTTCCAGCCCCTGGGAGAAGTCATCAAGATGTGGGGAAGAGTGCCTTTTGCGCCCGGTCCATCCCCCCCACCGTTGCTG GGAAACATGGACCAGGAGCGCCTGAAGAAGCAGCAGGAACTGGCAGCCGCAGCCATCTACCAGCAGCTCCAGCAACAGCAGCTGCTTCAACTCGTCAACAG CCGGCAATACGCCCAGTGTGCCCTCCAGCAGAAGGTGGCGTCGGGGGATCTggcccagcagcagcagctgaacACCTTCCTCCAGCAGCTGCAGGCTCTCAAGCCCAG AGCTGGAGAGCAGGGCATGATCCCCTCCATGAACCGATCCATATCTGTGCCAGACACTGGATCCCTCTGGGACACACATACCTCAGCCTCACCGCAAGCAG GCGGTGAAGCCAGTTTGTGGGATATTCCAATTAATTCTTCAACTCAGGGTCCGATCTTAGAACAACTTCAACTACAACATAAA CTGCAAGAGCGCCGAGGGGCCGAACTCAGGGCGAAGCGGGACGAGGACGAGCGGAAGCGGCGCGAAGAGGAAGAGCTCTACCGGCGCAAACAGGCAAGG ctgCCCTCCTCTTCCTCGTGGGGCCAGCAGTCCGTCAACGCCTCTTCCGGGCAGAGCAGCTTCAGCCTGGCCGACCTGCAGAAGCTGGGAGACACTCGGGCCTGCAGGGAACTGCGGGAGGAG tgccGCCATCAGGAGATGCTGCAGAAACtcctccagcagcagcagcagcagcagcagagcacGCAGCCCCTCTGGGGGGGCCTGGCCAAGCAGAGCCCCTCCCTGAAGGCCCTGCTGGAGTTACAGCAGGAGAGCGAGAGGCACCTGCAGAAGCCGCCCCAAACCCGGCCTCAGCAGCGAGCG CACGGCGGACACGGCCTGAGCAGCCTCTCCTCTCAGTGGGCTTCGGACGTGGGTTCGCTGTGGGGGGGCCACGACAAGGCCAGCACCCTCGGCCTCTGGGAGGAGAGCATGAAGGGCCCCGGGCCCCTGGCCCGCAACCTGGGCTTGAGGAACAGCCGGAGCAGCCCCTCCCTAGG ggacGCTTACTCGGTCTCCAGCCGGCAGAGCAGGAAGAAAACGGACGAGGAGGAGAAGCTGCTGAAGCTGCTGCAGGGCATCCACAAGGCTCCCCAGGACGGCTTCACCCAGTGGTGCGAGCAGATGCTACACGCCCTCAACGCTTCCAGCAGCCTCGATG TGCCCACCGTGGTCGCTTTCCTGAAGGAGATGGAGTCGCCCTACGACGTTCACGACTGCATCCGCTCCTGCCTGGGAGACACCCTGGAAGCCAAAGAGTTTGCAAAACAGTTCCTAGAGCGCCGTGCCAAGCAGAGAGCCAatcagcagcggcagcagcagca gcagGAGGCCTCGTGGCTCAGCTCCAGCGGCCTGCAGTCGCTCTTCCAGGCCAACCACAGCCCCAAACCGCCATCCTTCGAGAACAGCCAAGCCGTGAAGATCAAGAGGCGCCCCGTGATGCTGCATGCAGACCCCAGCATCCTGG GCTACGCTCTTCATGGCGCCTCCAGCGAGCTGGAAACTGTGGAGGACTActga
- the GIGYF1 gene encoding GRB10-interacting GYF protein 1 isoform X1: protein MAAEMLNFGPEWLRALSSGGSVVSPPSSPAMPKYKLAEYRYGREEMLALYVKDNKVPDEIQDREFSAILEEDPLQPLALVPLTEEEQRNFSMSVNSVAVLRLMGKGAGVAPAGVSRGRGSTRSRAGRGRGESGFYQRSIEEAEGGAFGRGGVREIHRSQSWDDRGDRRFEKPIRREGARAPFEEGAPPSRKDFARSDSDNWRTLREEHEEEEEGGGGGGSAGGGSGGSWRQSGGSRRESERWRSASPDGGPRSAGWREHGGDGRRRKFDFDFREREEEPRGGRRHRQSSDSFEEEKDGLPEWCLEDEEEEMGTFDSSGAFLSLKKSPKELVSEEQELSFQPLPEEQEEQEEQPPEAKEGNPRTSREVPVSPTAVERAERDQKEPRTGPEEKKLPAPPGTPWQPSPPFIPLAATTAAAASNCETIRPGNSSKAEKLALLSSGNSDAEAADGDPGPLGCPAQPSPAAVSPLPVAPAAAPAAEFTLGDNEDEDGMKHLQQEAEKMVASLQDSSLEEEHFGQAISDHRNTAAALPLSHEAAMKWFYKDPQGEIQGPFTTQEMAEWFQAGYFAMSLLVKRGCDEGFQPLGEVIKMWGRVPFAPGPSPPPLLGVGDPLLSPLQGNMDQERLKKQQELAAAAIYQQLQQQQLLQLVNSRQYAQCALQQKVASGDLAQQQQLNTFLQQLQALKPRAGEQGMIPSMNRSISVPDTGSLWDTHTSASPQAGGEASLWDIPINSSTQGPILEQLQLQHKLQERRGAELRAKRDEDERKRREEEELYRRKQARLPSSSSWGQQSVNASSGQSSFSLADLQKLGDTRACRELREECRHQEMLQKLLQQQQQQQQSTQPLWGGLAKQSPSLKALLELQQESERHLQKPPQTRPQQRAHGGHGLSSLSSQWASDVGSLWGGHDKASTLGLWEESMKGPGPLARNLGLRNSRSSPSLGDAYSVSSRQSRKKTDEEEKLLKLLQGIHKAPQDGFTQWCEQMLHALNASSSLDVPTVVAFLKEMESPYDVHDCIRSCLGDTLEAKEFAKQFLERRAKQRANQQRQQQQQEASWLSSSGLQSLFQANHSPKPPSFENSQAVKIKRRPVMLHADPSILGYALHGASSELETVEDY, encoded by the exons ATGGCCGCTGAGATGCTGAACTTCGGGCCAGAATG GCTTCGCGCACTCTCCAGTGGGGGGAGCGTGGTTTCCCCGCCatcctcccctgccatgccaaagTACAAACTAGCCGAGTACCGATATGGGCGGGAAGAGATGCTAGCACTTTACGTCAAAGACAATAAG GTCCCTGACGAAATCCAAGACCGGGAATTCTCCGCCATCCTGGAGGAGGACCCACTGCAGCCCCTGGCGTTGGTGCCGTTGACCGAAGAAGAGCAG CGGAACTTCTCCATGTCCGTGAACAGCGTGGCCGTGCTGAGGCTGATGGGAAAAGGGGCCGGGGTGGCCCCCGCGGGGGTCTCGCGTGGGAGAGGCAGCACGCGGAGCCGAG CAGGCCGCGGGCGAGGCGAGAGCGGCTTTTACCAAAGAAGCATCGAGGAAGCAGAAGGCGGAGCCTTTGGCCGAGGAGGGGTCCGTGAAATCCACCGCAGCCAGAGCTGGGATGACCG AGGGGACCGGCGGTTTGAGAAGCCCATCCGGCGGGAAGGAG CCCGGGCCCCCTTTGAGGAGGGGGCTCCCCCCAGCCGCAAAGACTTTGCCCGCTCGGACAGCGACAACTGGCGCACGCTGCGCGAGGAgcacgaggaggaggaagagggcggcggcggtggtggcaGCGCAGGGGGCGGGTCAGGAGGAAGCTGGCGGCAGAGCGGGGGGTCCCGGCGAGAGAGCGAGCGATGGCGGTCGGCCAGCCCAG ATGGAGGGCCTCGTTCGGCCGGGTGGCGGGAGCACGGCGGGGACGGGCGCCGGCGGAAGTTTGACTTCGACTTCCGGGAACGCGAGGAGGAGCCGCGGGGGGGACGTCGCCATCGGCAGAGCAGCGACAgctttgaggaggagaaggacgggCTGCCCGAGTGGTGCCTGGAGGACGAGGAAGAGGAGATGGGCACCTTTGACTCCTCGGGGGCCTTCCTGTCGCTCAAG AAGAGCCCCAAGGAGTTGGTGTCAGAGGAGCAGGAGCTGAGTTTCCAGCCGCTgccggaggagcaggaggagcaggaggagcagcCGCCGGAGGCCAAGGAGGGCAACCCCAGGACCAGCAGAGAGGTGCCCGTCAGCCCGACCGCCGTGGAGAGGGCAGAGAGAG atCAAAAGGAGCCCCGGACCGGCCCAGAGGAGAAGAAGCTTCCTGCTCCCCCGGGAACCCCCTGGCAGCCCAGCCCTCCCTTCATTCCTCTTGCCGCGACCACCGCCGCTGCCGCCAGCAACTGTGAAACCATCAGGCCGGGGAACTCTTCCAAAGCAGAGAAGCTGGCGCTGCTGTCCTCTGGCAACTCGGACGCAGAGGCAGCGGATG GTGACCCGGGCCCTCTCGgctgcccagcccagcccagtccGGCTGCTGTCTCTCCCCTTCCCGTGGCCCCggctgctgctcctgctgctgagtTCACCCTGGGTGACAACGAGGATGAGGACGGGATGAAGCACCTGCAGCAG GAAGCAGAGAAGATGGTGGCCTCCCTGCAGGACAGCTCGCTGGAGGAGGAGCACTTCGGCCAGGCCATCTCTGACCACCGCAACACGGCGGCCGCCTTGCCCCTCTCCCACGAAGCAGCCATGAAGTGGTTCTACAAAGACCCCCAAGGAGAGATCCAAG GACCCTTCACCACCCAAGAGATGGCAGAATGGTTCCAGGCGGGCTACTTTGCCATGTCGCTCTTGGTGAAGCGGGGCTGTGACGAGGGCTTCCAGCCCCTGGGAGAAGTCATCAAGATGTGGGGAAGAGTGCCTTTTGCGCCCGGTCCATCCCCCCCACCGTTGCTG GGGGTAGGTGACCCCCTCCTCTCGCCCCTCCAGGGAAACATGGACCAGGAGCGCCTGAAGAAGCAGCAGGAACTGGCAGCCGCAGCCATCTACCAGCAGCTCCAGCAACAGCAGCTGCTTCAACTCGTCAACAG CCGGCAATACGCCCAGTGTGCCCTCCAGCAGAAGGTGGCGTCGGGGGATCTggcccagcagcagcagctgaacACCTTCCTCCAGCAGCTGCAGGCTCTCAAGCCCAG AGCTGGAGAGCAGGGCATGATCCCCTCCATGAACCGATCCATATCTGTGCCAGACACTGGATCCCTCTGGGACACACATACCTCAGCCTCACCGCAAGCAG GCGGTGAAGCCAGTTTGTGGGATATTCCAATTAATTCTTCAACTCAGGGTCCGATCTTAGAACAACTTCAACTACAACATAAA CTGCAAGAGCGCCGAGGGGCCGAACTCAGGGCGAAGCGGGACGAGGACGAGCGGAAGCGGCGCGAAGAGGAAGAGCTCTACCGGCGCAAACAGGCAAGG ctgCCCTCCTCTTCCTCGTGGGGCCAGCAGTCCGTCAACGCCTCTTCCGGGCAGAGCAGCTTCAGCCTGGCCGACCTGCAGAAGCTGGGAGACACTCGGGCCTGCAGGGAACTGCGGGAGGAG tgccGCCATCAGGAGATGCTGCAGAAACtcctccagcagcagcagcagcagcagcagagcacGCAGCCCCTCTGGGGGGGCCTGGCCAAGCAGAGCCCCTCCCTGAAGGCCCTGCTGGAGTTACAGCAGGAGAGCGAGAGGCACCTGCAGAAGCCGCCCCAAACCCGGCCTCAGCAGCGAGCG CACGGCGGACACGGCCTGAGCAGCCTCTCCTCTCAGTGGGCTTCGGACGTGGGTTCGCTGTGGGGGGGCCACGACAAGGCCAGCACCCTCGGCCTCTGGGAGGAGAGCATGAAGGGCCCCGGGCCCCTGGCCCGCAACCTGGGCTTGAGGAACAGCCGGAGCAGCCCCTCCCTAGG ggacGCTTACTCGGTCTCCAGCCGGCAGAGCAGGAAGAAAACGGACGAGGAGGAGAAGCTGCTGAAGCTGCTGCAGGGCATCCACAAGGCTCCCCAGGACGGCTTCACCCAGTGGTGCGAGCAGATGCTACACGCCCTCAACGCTTCCAGCAGCCTCGATG TGCCCACCGTGGTCGCTTTCCTGAAGGAGATGGAGTCGCCCTACGACGTTCACGACTGCATCCGCTCCTGCCTGGGAGACACCCTGGAAGCCAAAGAGTTTGCAAAACAGTTCCTAGAGCGCCGTGCCAAGCAGAGAGCCAatcagcagcggcagcagcagca gcagGAGGCCTCGTGGCTCAGCTCCAGCGGCCTGCAGTCGCTCTTCCAGGCCAACCACAGCCCCAAACCGCCATCCTTCGAGAACAGCCAAGCCGTGAAGATCAAGAGGCGCCCCGTGATGCTGCATGCAGACCCCAGCATCCTGG GCTACGCTCTTCATGGCGCCTCCAGCGAGCTGGAAACTGTGGAGGACTActga